Proteins from one Fragaria vesca subsp. vesca linkage group LG6, FraVesHawaii_1.0, whole genome shotgun sequence genomic window:
- the LOC101310249 gene encoding BTB/POZ domain-containing protein At5g03250-like has product MACMKLGVKSEAFHREGQTWVCTTGLPSDIIVQVGEMSFHLHKFPLLSKSGLLEQLIEECSVEEGSPSALQLHGVPGGAKAFELVTKFCYGVKIELTALNVVILRCAAEYLRMTEEYEQGNLIAQTEIFLNEVFGTWRNSIIALETCEEVTPYVEEIHIVSRCIDSLATKACSDPKLFTRPMSGGSDITKPTGTVSWNGIAAESKPQSPGENWWYEDTSFLSLPLYKRLIQAVESKGMSPECIAASLIAYARKYLPLMNRLSSFNDANHANSGTNISDEDQRALLEEIVGLLPNKKGVTSSKFLLRLLRTAMILHASQSCRENLEKRVGAQLDQAVLIDLLIPNMGYSVETLYDIDCIQRILDHFMLVNQPYPSSSPCIIEEGQLMSGTDSLTPITMVASLVDGYLAEVAPDVNLKLLKFQALAAVIPEYARPLDDGIYHAIDVFLKAHPWLTDAERELLCRLMNCNKLSLEASTHAAQNERLPLRVIVQVLFFEQLRLRTSISGWLFVDNLETSQLPSGNLGLPSKNEGSNQVDSAQLERAVGFDYEVRERVLELQKECSVMKKELQTLVKNKRSWSILPIRLRFRKKVDPCCPKEPKASDRMTPASCFSGQQNNVNGEVPHSPEA; this is encoded by the exons ATGGCTTGCATGAAGCTGGGAGTGAAGTCTGAAGCGTTTCACCGGGAAGGCCAGACATG GGTTTGCACAACTGGATTACCAAGTGATATTATAGTTCAAGTTGGGGAAATGTCTTTCCACCTCCACAAG TTTCCATTGCTTTCTAAAAGCGGGCTATTAGAGCAGCTTATTGAAGAGTGTTCTGTTGAGGAAGGCTCACCTTCTGCCTTGCAACTCCATGGTGTGCCTGGGGGAGCCAAGGCATTTGAGCTTGTAACCAAATTTTGCTACGGTGTCAAAATAGAGCTGACTGCGTTGAACGTTGTCATTCTTAGATGTGCAGCAGAATACCTCCGGATGACTGAAGAATATGAACAAGGAAACCTTATTGCACAAACGGAGATTTTCCTAAATGAAGTCTTCGGCACTTGGAGAAACTCTATAATAGCTCTGGAAACATGTGAAGAAGTGACACCATATGTCGAAGAGATCCACATTGTGTCAAGATGCATTGATTCACTGGCTACAAAAGCTTGTTCGGACCCAAAGTTGTTCACCAGGCCTATGTCGGGAGGAAGTGACATTACGAAGCCAACAGGCACTGTGTCATGGAATGGAATAGCTGCTGAAAGTAAGCCACAATCTCCTGGAGAAAATTGGTGGTATGAAGATACATCCTTCCTGAGCTTACCTCTCTATAAACGCTTGATTCAAGCTGTTGAATCAAAAGGCATGAGTCCTGAGTGTATCGCGGCTTCTCTCATAGCCTATGCTAGAAAGTATCTCCCCTTGATGAATCGGCTATCAAGCTTTAACGATGCAAATCATGCAAATTCAGGCACAAACATTTCTGATGAAGATCAAAGGGCTTTACTTGAAGAAATTGTAGGGTTGCTTCCTAATAAGAAAGGAGTAACATCCTCTAAGTTTCTGCTTAGGCTCTTAAGAACTGCTATGATATTACATGCAAGTCAATCATGCAGAGAGAATTTGGAGAAAAGGGTAGGCGCACAGCTGGACCAAGCTGTTCTTATTGATCTTCTCATCCCCAATATGGGCTACTCAGTGGAAACTCTTTATGACATAGACTGCATTCAGAGGATTCTTGATCATTTCATGTTGGTAAACCAGCCTTATCCATCGTCTTCTCCATGCATAATCGAAGAGGGGCAATTGATGAGTGGTACTGATTCATTGACACCTATTACAATGGTGGCCAGTCTGGTGGATGGATATCTTGCCGAGGTAGCACCAGATGTTAATTTGAAGTTACTGAAATTTCAGGCACTCGCTGCTGTCATCCCCGAATATGCCAGGCCGCTAGATGATGGCATTTATCATGCCATTGATGTTTTCTTGAAG GCACATCCTTGGCTTACAGATGCTGAAAGGGAGCTACTCTGCAGACTGATGAACTGCAATAAACTGTCATTGGAAGCCAGCACACATGCAGCGCAGAACGAAAGGTTACCTCTTCGAGTAATTGTTCAAGTCCTCTTCTTCGAACAACTTAGACTGCGAACATCAATTTCTGGCTGGTTGTTTGTTGACAATCTTGAGACCTCACAACTTCCTAGTGGAAATCTTGGGCTCCCTAGTAAAAATGAGGGGTCCAATCAAGTAGACTCTGCACAACTTGAACGAGCTGTGGGTTTTGATTACGAGGTGAGGGAGCGTGTTTTGGAGCTTCAAAAGGAGTGTTCAGTTATGAAAAAGGAGCTTCAGACGCTGGTGAAAAACAAGAGAAGTTGGAGCATTCTTCCCATAAGGTTACGTTTTAGAAAAAAGGTTGATCCTTGTTGTCCGAAAGAACCAAAGGCCTCTGATAGGATGACACCAGCATCATGTTTCAGTGGGCAACAAAATAATGTGAATGGAGAAGTGCCTCATTCACCTGAAGCCTAA
- the LOC101314395 gene encoding cytokinin riboside 5'-monophosphate phosphoribohydrolase LOG3-like yields the protein MEINNIDMKLSKFRRICVFCGSSQGKKTSYQDAATELGKELVSRNIDLVYGGGSIGLMGLVSQAVHDGGRHVIGVIPKTLMPRELTGVTPGEVKAVAGMHQRKAEMAKHSDAFIALPGGYGTLEELLEVIAWAQLGIHDKPVGLLNVDGYYNSLLSFIDSAVEEGFISPDARHIIISAPTAMELVKKLEDYVPCHERVASKSNWEMAQLGNTQEFGISR from the exons ATGGAGATTAACAACATTGACATGAAGCTCTCAAAGTTCAGGAGGATTTGTGTGTTCTGTGGGAGTAGCCAAGGCAAGAAGACTAGCTACCAAGATGCTGCCACTGAGCTTGGGAAAGAGCTG GTTTCAAGGAACATTGATCTGGTCTATGGAGGAGGCAGCATAGGCCTAATGGGTTTGGTTTCTCAAGCTGTTCATGATGGTGGTCGGCATGTCATTGG AGTTATTCCCAAGACGCTCATGCCTCGAGAG TTAACTGGTGTAACTCCGGGGGAAGTGAAGGCAGTTGCAGGTATGCATCAAAGGAAGGCAGAGATGGCTAAGCATTCAGACGCCTTTATTGCATTGCCTG GTGGTTATGGAACTCTTGAAGAGTTACTGGAAGTGATAGCTTGGGCTCAGCTGGGAATTCATGACAAACCG GTTGGATTGTTGAATGTTGATGGATACTACAATTCGTTGCTATCATTCATTGATAGTGCTGTGGAAGAAGGATTCATTAGCCCAGATGCACGCCATATTATTATATCAGCACCAACAGCAATGGAGTTGGTGAAGAAATTAGAG GATTATGTTCCCTGCCATGAAAGAGTTGCTTCAAAGTCGAACTGGGAGATGGCACAGCTTGGCAACACTCAAGAATTCGGGATTTCTAGGTGA